ttaatttttgcttattcaatattcaacaaatactcacTGAACACCTGTGGGGTGCTGCTAGCGCTCAAGGCATCTTGGAGGGGCCGTGCCCTCAGTTCTTGGAGACTTGTCCCTGACCTGCGGGGCTGCATCCTTTTTTATCCTGCGAATATTCTGGCATTTATTAGGTCAGCCTGCAGTTGCTGGAATTCTAAGGTGGTTtccagtgttttttgttgttgcaaacAGTGCTGCCTGTATGGCCTTGTCTGTAGAATTAACGCGACTTCTGAGCTGGGGTTACACCCTTCCCCTACATCTGGGGTTTTATTCCAGGGTGCGCTGCGCCAGTTCACACTGGATCCTTTGCCAGCACTGGGTTTTAACACaccctttgtttttgttgtttggatATGTGTTGAATTCCGAGATTAAGTACGCTACAGGTTTAGAGTTTAGTGCACAAAAGCCCAATTCCtttgttttaacaattttttttgcttttattattattattattattattattattttttgatggagtctcgctctgttgcccgggctggagtgcagtggtatggtctcagctcactgcaagctccacctcccgggttcacaccattctcctgcctcagcctcctgagtagctgggactacaggcacctgccaccacgcccggctaattttctgtatttttagtagagatggagtttcaccctgttagccagggtggtcttgatctcctgacctcgtgatctgcccacctcagactcccgaagtgctgggattacaggcgtgagccaccgctcctggcgtattgttattattttttgagacagagtctcgctctgacgcacaggctggagtgcagtggtgcgatctcagctcactgcaacctcctcctcatgggtgcaagcaattctcctgcctcagcctcccgagtagctgggattacaggcgcccgccaccatgcctggctaatttttgtatttttaatagagacggggttttgccatgttgcccaggctggtctcaaactcctgacctagtgagccacccgccttggcctcccaaagtgctgggattacaggcatgagccactgcaccgtgcctagctgcttttattattttaaattcatgcaTAATAATTATATACACTTATGTACAATAATGTGTGATATTTCCAGtcatgtgtaatgatcaaatagGGCAATTAGCATAAATAGATCCATCACtccaagcatttatcatttctttgtattggagACGTTTTGTATCTTCTCGCTATTGGAAAATTACAATAAATGGTTGTAAATTCAGTCACTTTATAGAGCACTGCACCTGTCCCTCGTGTCCACTGTCCTCCTGTGCCTGTTCCCCAACCTGTGGCTGTCCCCTCCCCAGAGAAGCCGATGCTTGCTGGAGCTTGGTTGGTGCTCTGGGTGAGGAGACGCTGGGGCTCACGCTGTGCTCAGGCTGCTCCCTGGTCATCCAGGCACTTCTCACCTGCCTCTCTCCTCACTGGTCACCTCTCTCCTAGGACTGAAGCGGGTCACAGGCGGGTTTAACTCCAAGAACAGATGTGATGCCAGGACCTATTGCTACCTGCTGCCCACGTTTGCCTTTGCGCACAAGGACCGGGACGTGCAGGATGAGACCTACCGCCTGAGCGCCGAGACGCTGCAGCAGGTCAACAGGCTCCTGGCCTGCTACAAGGGCACGCACAACTTCCACAATTTCACCTCGCAGAAGGGGCCACAGGAGCCCAGCGCCCGCCGCTACATCCTGGAGATGTACTGCGAGGAACCCTTTGTGCGGGAGGGCCTGGAGTTCGCAGTGATCAGGGTGAAGGGCCAGAGCTTCATGATGCATCAGATCCGGAAGATGGTTGGCCTGGTGGTGGCCATTGTGAAGGGTTATGCCCCTGAGAGTGTGCTGGAACGCAGCTGGGGCACAGAGAAGGTGGACGTGCCCAAGGCGCCGGGACTTGGCCTGGTCCTGGAGAGGGTGCACTTCGAGAAGTACAACCAGCGCTTTGGCAACGATGGGCTGCATGAGCCGCTGGACTGGGTGCAGGAGGAGGGCAAGGTCGCAGCCTTCAAGGAGGAGCACATCTACCCCACCATCATCGGCACTGAGCGAGATGAACGCTCCATGGCCCAGTGGCTGAGCACCCTGCCCGTCCACAACTTCAGTGCCACCGCTCTCACGGCAGCTGGCACAGGCGCCAAGGTAGGGGCACAGTCCCAGCAGTGCTCAGCACAGGCCCACATTGTTCCCATTGTACAGAGGAGGGAG
This sequence is a window from Theropithecus gelada isolate Dixy chromosome 11, Tgel_1.0, whole genome shotgun sequence. Protein-coding genes within it:
- the PUS1 gene encoding tRNA pseudouridine synthase A, producing MGLQLRALLGACGRWTLRLGPRPSCSPRMAGNAEPPPAGSARPQDRRSRSCWAGGARVWEDEEHPAKKVKSDGDEERRGKLPKRKIVLLMAYSGKGYHGMQRNVGSSQFKTIEDDLVSALVRSGCIPENHGEDMRKMSFQRCARTDKGVSAAGQVVSLKVWLIDDILEKINSHLPSHIRILGLKRVTGGFNSKNRCDARTYCYLLPTFAFAHKDRDVQDETYRLSAETLQQVNRLLACYKGTHNFHNFTSQKGPQEPSARRYILEMYCEEPFVREGLEFAVIRVKGQSFMMHQIRKMVGLVVAIVKGYAPESVLERSWGTEKVDVPKAPGLGLVLERVHFEKYNQRFGNDGLHEPLDWVQEEGKVAAFKEEHIYPTIIGTERDERSMAQWLSTLPVHNFSATALTAAGTGAKVPSPLGGSEGDGDTN